The Natranaerobius trueperi region GAATTGCTGTTAAATCACCACCAGCAAGTCTAAGTACCATTCTTAAAGGACAACCTAAAAATATTAAGGAACCAAACATTATAAATATTCCTAGTAAAAATCTTGTGGCAGTAGCTGATCCTGCCATTGGTCGAAATTCTCCACTCACCTTAGAAATAATAAAAGAACCAAGTATAAGACCAATTACTTCCGGGCGAATATTTTGAACAACTGCAGCTTGATGTGTTCCTAACGCCCCAGCAATATCTCTAAGAAAACAAGCTATACAAAACCCCATATTAACTGGGTTTCCTAATAGAACTAATCCACCACCAAATAGACCTACTATTATTCCTGTAATAATCATCATTCGTTTCTCTTCCATTTTCCGTACCTCCTTTTTTGTGAAAATGATAACTTCACTTTAATTATAATATAGTCATTTACTCTTTTGAAATTGTTTCTAAAGATATAAAATGAAGCACTTATAAACGTTATCTATACATAAAAAAACAGGTAGGTTATTAGGTAAATACCTACCTGTTAAGTCTTTGATACTCTCCAAAGAACTCCTGTATTTGGTATTGGATTAGGCGTCATATCCATAAACTCAAATACCCCAAAATCTAGAAAGTAAAGATATTCATTTTTTGGATCAAATTTTACTCCTATAGGACGGTTTAGTCCTTGCCCATACCTACCTGCTCTAGGGCCATCTTGATTTTCAATAAATGGTGTATAATCACCTGTTTCTGTATCTACTACTTTAATTTGAGCCGGAACAGGTTGTTCTACTTCACCTGTCATGGGCTCACCATCTCCAAAAATAGCTACAAAAAGATCTCCATCATCACTAAATTCATCATTGTATGCTATTTTCATAGGTGAATAATGATTAGGTAGTTCTACTACTGGTATTTCTGGTTCTGGTGGATCTTCTAATAGCATATCACGTTTCTCGCCTCTATCGCTTTTAAAAATAGTATCATAGACAGGATATTCACCTGCATAATCAGGCCAACCATAAAATCCATCTTCCTCTATTTCATATATCCAATCAGGTGAGTTTTTAATAGCTCTACTACCTCTATCATCATAACCTAATACTGATGCATATAGGTTATCATCATTATCAAAGGTTAGACCATAGGGATTTCTTAGACCCCAAGCTTTTAACTCTAGTTCATAGTCATTATTTGGATCAGCTCTATAAATAGCTGCATTTCCAGGGGTCTCTCCCTCTATTTGTTGACCTGCTTCTGTTGTAGTGCCAAAAGGTGAAAAAGCTCCTGTTTCTTCTTCTTCTGTAGGATCAGGTGAACTTAAGTCTAAGGATTTAAAGTTTTCACCTCGTAGTGTAATATCTACAGGTGGAATATCATGAAAATCTGGGTGATCCTCTAACCAATCATACATGAAATTATCTTCACCTACTACCCCAGCATTAGTTGCTGAGCCTTGCCCAAAATACATATATCCTTCATTACAAAATACTATTTCATTATTGTGATGATCTCCATAGGAGGGAAGGTCAGTTATAATATCTTCTCGCTCATCACCTTCAGGTGTCATCTTAGTAATAGTCCCTCTATGGGATATATATAAATAATCTTCATGATATTTAAGACCATTTATAGGACCATTAAAATCTTCTTCGATAACCTCTATATTAGTACCATCAGGGTCTAGTTTAATTATCTGTGGAGTAGTTTCTTTTCCACCATAGCTATAACCAGCTTCAGCTACATATACATCTCCTTTTTCATCAAAGGTTAAACTTGTTGGATAGGTAAAGTTCTTTGCTACTACTTCCACTTCATAACCATCTTCAACATCTAAGTTTTCTGGACCTGTTGTCATCGCACTTCTAAGTAGAACGGGGACTGAAACAATACCAATCACAATCATTACCCAGGGAATAACCCATTTAACTTTACCAGAGGTTTCACCTATCCATACCTGATAAATGCTAGTAAGACCTAACCCATATATTAAAAACGCAAAAAATGACAAGGCATGTTGATCAATTTCAGCAAATAGAGGTGGAAATCCTAAAGCAATTGGTATAAAAACCACAGGTCCGAGTATCCAAAGAACAATACCTATTAATACTCCATATCCTAATGCTTGACCTATAGACGGTATCTTATCTCTAACAAAATACCCATACACTCCTCCTACAACTACTGTTAACATAAATATTACTAGAAATCCGTAATATAGGCTGACCCTTGTTATTAAAAGGCCTAATGCCGGAAGTAACCAACCACCCCACATAATAGAGGCCATAACCATACCAGAAAAGAAACCTGACATAATACCAATAACTATATATTGGGAGGGTTTATTTATTGTATGAGGCAAAAGTAACACCACCTTAAATTTGTAATCATTCCAGTTAATAGTGTTACCAATTAATATAAAAAACATGATAAAAAATAAAAACCCGGAATAACCGGGTTAGTCATCAAAGTATGAAGTTAGTTGATCCATCATAGTAAATGTACTTAAATTATGGATAGCTCGTGTCATTGCAACATATAAAAGTTTTGCATCTAATTCAGTTTCATAAAAAGCTTCATCTAGACTAACTATTGTTACTGCATCAAACTCTAAACCTTTAGCAGCATATGAAGGTACAATTACTACACCGCCTTGATATTCTGCTTCTTTACCACTTAGTAATGTAATATCTTTCATGTCTAATAACTCATGAATCTTTTTACATTCAGTTAATGTTTTACCTATAATAGCTATAGAAGCATATCCTTGTTCTTGTAACTCAAGTATCTTTTTCTTAAGGCCATCAATCAAATTATCCTTTTGGGTAACTACATTGACTATTGGCTTCTCGCCATGTCTTACTACAGGTTCTGCTAATATTGATTCGTTTCCTACTCCTTTTTTTAATACATTATTAGATAGCTCCATTATCTCAACTGTTGTTCTGTAACTTTGTTTTAATGTTAGGCTTGTAGCTTCATTAGAAAAGATAGTTTTGTTAACTTCTTCCCAGTTACTTATCCCTCTATAGCCATGAACACCTTGTGATATATCACCAAGTAATGTAAAGTTATCAGTTTTTAAAACATGTTTTAATACATAAAACTCAAAAAGATTAAAATCTTGCGCTTCATCTATTATCACATTACTACTTTCAATTGTTTCTTTAAAGCCTTCTAACTGTGCTTTTAAATAAAGCAGTGGTGCTAAGTCTTCAGATTCAAGTTCTTTTTTCTTAAATGATTTTTTAGCAGTTTCAGCCATATACTCTGCTTTTTTATCTTCTATCTCTTCTTCTGAGTATTTTTTAAGTAACTCTTTATCCTTTAAAATCTTTTTGTAATGATTAAAGGCATTTTGTTTTTTAATATTTTTAGAAAAGTTTTGTGAAACTTTTTTAGCACCTGCTTTAATACGTTCTATCTTTTCATCTCGTTCATCCATAAGTGATACTGCTTTTTCACTACCTTCTTCTTTTCTTGCTTTAGAAATTATCTTTTCATATTCTTCTTTAACAGACTCTATAATTAGTTCCTTTTTTTGTTTAGCACGAGAAGATAGTTTCTTTTTTATCTGATCAAACCGTTTATGAATAGGTAGATAATTATATTCATTGTAAAAAGCGTTAGTTAGCTCATCTTGTGACATTAAGGTATACTCTTCGAGTAAAATATCTTCCTTTGGTAACATATTTTCTTTTACATCTTTGAGATAATTATCTATGAGTCCTTTAAACTTAAAAGAACCTTTGAAAAAAGAGCTCCATCTTAGTAAACCTACATCTTTTTCTTCTAGTATTATAGATAACTTTTCATTTAATTCAGTAACAGTTACTTTACCTTGTAAATTAAGTAGATCTAAACAAAAATCTGTAAAAGTAGTTTGCCTAGCATCTTCTACTCCTAGCTCTGGTAAAACATCTGAAATATAATCTAAAAAAAGATTATTAGGTGCTATAATCATAAAATTATTAGGGTCAAAAGATTTTTCATAGGTATAAATTAAATAAGCTATCCTATGTAGTGCTATAGTAGTTTTACCACTACCTGCTGCCCCTTGAACAATTAACGGTTTAGTTAGGTCAGCACGAATGATCTTATTTTGTTCTCTTTGAATAGTAGATACTATATCTTTTAATTTATCATCTCTAGTATCTCGAAGTGATGCTTGTAAAAGTTCGTCATTTGTAGTTATATCAACATCAAAAAAGTCTTGTAACTCTCCATCTTCAATAGTATATTGTCTTTTTAATGATAAATTACCTGTTATAGTCCCTTCCTCTGCTTCATAGGAGACTTCTCCTATTCTTCCATCATAGTATAGGCTTGCTACTGGTGATCTCCAATCAATAATTAACGGTTCATTATCATCCTTAAATAAAGATAGTTTACCTATATAATAAGATGTAGGTTGTTCATCCCTATCATCTTTAAAATCAATCCTACTAAAATATGGTTTGTCTCTAGCTTTTGTCACTTTATTTATAGTTTCAGATGATTTATCTAAATATCTAGCATTTACTAATATCGTAATATAGCTTTGACTACTATCTAGAAAGTCTAAAACCTCATAAGCTTCTTTCATATCTTCTTTAGATTCTTGTTGTTTCTTTTTGATACTATTTATAAATTGATCTATATAATTTATTGTACCTTTTAAATACTGTAACTCTTCTTTATAGTCTGGATGGTTTCCTATGGACAAATATTTTCACCTCACATTCCTTAATTATAACAAATTATATTGTGGTATAATGTACTAAAATTATCAAGTGAATTAATCAAATCTTTTTTAAAACTAAAGAGTCTGTACTGTCATATTGAACTAATTTCATCCCTAGCTTATCAGCTATCACTTCAAAGGTTTTTGGTTGATAGAACGCAATATGAGTTGGATCAATTCTATAAAACCACTTGTTAAACTCAATTGTACTTCTAGGATGAAAACGAGTCATAATAGCAAGATAGCCACCGTGATTCAGATGAGTCTTAAGTAACTTTGTAGTTTTAACTGGATCTTCTAAGTGTTCAAAAACTTCTGTACTAGTTATAAGATCATAACTCTTATGTTCATAAACTTTTTCTGGGTAAAAATACAAATCGTAAATATCTACTTCAATTCCTCTTTGACGAAGCATTTCAGCAAGTACCGGCCCTGGTCCACAACCAAAATCTAAAGCAGTTTTTAGTTTATCTTCAAAAGGTTTGATATTACTTTCTATAAATCTTTCAAACATTTTAACATACCCTTTATTTTGAAAGTTATTATCATGTCTTTCATAAACTTCTACCTCTTTTTTAGATGAAACTATATGTTTTTCATCTAAAAAAATAAACTCACAGTTTTGGCAGTAGTAATATGTATGTTGAAACTTTTCATCTTGAAATGGATAAGCACTAGAATAACAAATCTTACAAGAACGGACTGTCAAATTATCAGCTCCTTTAAGATAATTTATTTAATATGCGTAATAACACAAACTTTTAAAAAAACTGGTATGATATAATTGAATAGAATAGCTTAAGGTGTCTTAAGAGGGATATTATCTACTCTCTAAGTTTATAATAAACCTTATTTTAGTTCAAGAAGCAATCTTTGAGATAATCTTTGGTTAATATCTGCCTCTCTTTTATGTAATTTATCTAACAGGAAAGGATTTTTGGTGGCTCAAATCAATAGGTATTACTATGGTTCTTTATGTATATGGTTTTATATTACATTAGGTGGAGCAACTATTGTCCCCTTTGACTTTGTAACAAACTTATCAGTCTATATAGAAAATATGATCTATGGATCTCGCTATAGGTTTTTTAATAAAATATCGGGGCAATTTAATATAAATAGAATAGAATAAAAGCAACGATTGAGAATGATTCTCGTCATCAACCGTTGCTTTTTTACATTTCATTGAAAATCATTCTCGCTCATCCTACATATTCACAGGAGGTCAGCTATGACGGTTTTAATTGTAGGTGGCGATAAGGTAGACAAAATTAAGAATTATTTGAAACAAGAAATTGGTGCAACCAAAGTAAAACATGTAACCGGCAGAAAAGAACGCTCTATGAAACTACCAGCCGATCTAGATTTAGTTATAATTATGACAGACTTTATTAACCATAACTTGTGTAAAAACTTAAAATGCCAAGCAAAAAACAATATGTGAAAACATTATTTTGTAAAAGATCAGTAGCTTGTATTTCAAAATCAATAAACTGTTGGGAAGGAGGAACATGTAGAGGGTTAGATAGTTAAGTTTATTAAAAACATAGGAGGATTGTAGGGCCAACTCTGTTATTTATGATGGTATTTTTAGCTTTTTCCGGAAGTGCTGAAGCACTAACTCCAGATGTATTAGAACAACAATTAGAGCTACAAGAAGAACACAGGTTTTGGGAGGTTCGTACAGAGCTTCATCGATTCCATCATCTAGAATTTGTTCCTTATAATAAAGAATTGAAACAAAAACAATAGAACAGGTTCATAAGCAAACTTAACTCCCGATTGTTTTCCGGGAGTTATTTTTTACTTTGTGTTTTAGAAAATAATAAATCATCTCCTAGTTTTGAAACTAATAAACCACAAAAACTACCAAATGTAACATGATCTAAAAAGCTTAATAAATGAGCTAATGGTTTTTCACTTTGTGGAAATTCTTTTAGTTTAGATGTTAATCCATATATAAAGACAAAAGCTAAAGCACCAACACCAAATCCCTTGAACATAGCTTTATCTCGACCAGTTCTTGATAATAAATAAGCAAATGCTATATGAACATATTCAAAATCTGTTAGACCTTTTTTATAACTAAAATAATTCATAAGCTTACTAGGAGTCCCTGCTATTAAACCTGATATTGCTCCAAGATATATTCTATCTTTAAATTTAATCTTTATAACCCCCTTTTGACACTCCACACGCATAAATGCGTAGGATTCTCGGGTAGCTATGCGTCCTCAATTCATTTCTGCTTTAGACAGCTCCCAAGCTAAGGGTATGCCAGTACCCTTCCCATACCAGTGCATATAGCAGTATAGGCTGATAGACTTTTGCTTACGCTACTCCATCTATCACAGGTGCATGGATGATGTTCATTCCTGCTACCCGATCTCGGTGGGTTTTAAAACCACATGAGCATTGATAGTTTCTGTCTTTTACATGGTTGCGATTTCTACATATGGGACAAGTTTGACTTGTATATTTTGGATCTACATATTCTACTGCTATACCTCTTAGTTTTGCTTTGTACTCAATAAATAATGCTAACCGGTAGAATGACCATGTATGTAGGTTCTTTTCGTTTTTACGGCTTGTTCTTGCCGTGTTTCGGATATTTGCAAAATCAACCACTTTACGGCTAATTTTATGATCTTGGTCTTTCATCCATCTTTGTTCTAATTTCTTGGATTTACCTAGTTCAGAAATGCTTTTTCTTCTTGTACCATTTTAGATATCAAAGTATTGATAGTTTTAATATATTCTTTTGAAATATTGGTCAGATGTTTTTCTTAGTTTTTAGTCGGTACTAGTTTTATTTTTACTGTTTCTTCATTAGGTCACCCCCTTGTTTCTTCTACCTTTTGATAGAAAATATCTTTCTTCGTTTCATATGATTTAATTGTATAAGGTTTTGCTTTATACTACAACTTAATTTTATTAAAAAAATAGGCTTTCATCCCACGATTGAAAGCGTGGGCTTTTCGCCCTAATACTGTAATTATCTATAGTACAAATGAAGAGTATATTGGGTGGGAAACACCAGAAGATCATGTTATTTATGACTTTATGACCAGTAATGATGATGAACTGATGGAAGACATAAGAAAAGATACTGAATCTGGTGACTTTTTTAAGTACGGTTATTTGAGAATACCAGAAGGTGGTTTTATACAAGTTGGAATTTCTGCAAATGAAGTAGAAGAGTTACAAAATCAGTTTGAAATACAGAATACACTAGACGTTCTTGCTGAAGATGAACAAATTGTCTATTCACGATTTATAACAACTGACAAAGAAATAGCAGCACATACTAATGAAGATAGAATAGAAACTGAATTAGATGATGAAGGTATTATTGAAGCTGTTGTTAATCAAGAAGTTTTAGTAGATGATTCATATTATGAAGAAGAAAACGTAGATGTTTATAATGTAACAGTTCCAGTAGAAATAGATGATGAATATATTGGTGCTTTAAATATTGGTTATTCACTAGAAGAAGTCCAAAATGCTGTACAAGAAAACCTAATTAGAATAGCAACTATAGGTTTGATCTTTTTCTCACTTTTAGGTGGAATCATTTATTATATTTCTAGTAGTGTTGTTAAATCTATATCTGTAATTGCATCAAACATAGAAAGGTTTTCAAATTATGACTTTACATATATACACAGTGATGAAGACATAAAAACATATAATAGAAAGGACGAACTTGGAAACTTAACCAAAGCACTAGGTCGTATGAGAGAAAGAATAGTTAATCTATTACAAGA contains the following coding sequences:
- a CDS encoding glucose dehydrogenase codes for the protein MPHTINKPSQYIVIGIMSGFFSGMVMASIMWGGWLLPALGLLITRVSLYYGFLVIFMLTVVVGGVYGYFVRDKIPSIGQALGYGVLIGIVLWILGPVVFIPIALGFPPLFAEIDQHALSFFAFLIYGLGLTSIYQVWIGETSGKVKWVIPWVMIVIGIVSVPVLLRSAMTTGPENLDVEDGYEVEVVAKNFTYPTSLTFDEKGDVYVAEAGYSYGGKETTPQIIKLDPDGTNIEVIEEDFNGPINGLKYHEDYLYISHRGTITKMTPEGDEREDIITDLPSYGDHHNNEIVFCNEGYMYFGQGSATNAGVVGEDNFMYDWLEDHPDFHDIPPVDITLRGENFKSLDLSSPDPTEEEETGAFSPFGTTTEAGQQIEGETPGNAAIYRADPNNDYELELKAWGLRNPYGLTFDNDDNLYASVLGYDDRGSRAIKNSPDWIYEIEEDGFYGWPDYAGEYPVYDTIFKSDRGEKRDMLLEDPPEPEIPVVELPNHYSPMKIAYNDEFSDDGDLFVAIFGDGEPMTGEVEQPVPAQIKVVDTETGDYTPFIENQDGPRAGRYGQGLNRPIGVKFDPKNEYLYFLDFGVFEFMDMTPNPIPNTGVLWRVSKT
- the helD gene encoding RNA polymerase recycling motor HelD, producing the protein MSIGNHPDYKEELQYLKGTINYIDQFINSIKKKQQESKEDMKEAYEVLDFLDSSQSYITILVNARYLDKSSETINKVTKARDKPYFSRIDFKDDRDEQPTSYYIGKLSLFKDDNEPLIIDWRSPVASLYYDGRIGEVSYEAEEGTITGNLSLKRQYTIEDGELQDFFDVDITTNDELLQASLRDTRDDKLKDIVSTIQREQNKIIRADLTKPLIVQGAAGSGKTTIALHRIAYLIYTYEKSFDPNNFMIIAPNNLFLDYISDVLPELGVEDARQTTFTDFCLDLLNLQGKVTVTELNEKLSIILEEKDVGLLRWSSFFKGSFKFKGLIDNYLKDVKENMLPKEDILLEEYTLMSQDELTNAFYNEYNYLPIHKRFDQIKKKLSSRAKQKKELIIESVKEEYEKIISKARKEEGSEKAVSLMDERDEKIERIKAGAKKVSQNFSKNIKKQNAFNHYKKILKDKELLKKYSEEEIEDKKAEYMAETAKKSFKKKELESEDLAPLLYLKAQLEGFKETIESSNVIIDEAQDFNLFEFYVLKHVLKTDNFTLLGDISQGVHGYRGISNWEEVNKTIFSNEATSLTLKQSYRTTVEIMELSNNVLKKGVGNESILAEPVVRHGEKPIVNVVTQKDNLIDGLKKKILELQEQGYASIAIIGKTLTECKKIHELLDMKDITLLSGKEAEYQGGVVIVPSYAAKGLEFDAVTIVSLDEAFYETELDAKLLYVAMTRAIHNLSTFTMMDQLTSYFDD
- a CDS encoding class I SAM-dependent methyltransferase; translated protein: MTVRSCKICYSSAYPFQDEKFQHTYYYCQNCEFIFLDEKHIVSSKKEVEVYERHDNNFQNKGYVKMFERFIESNIKPFEDKLKTALDFGCGPGPVLAEMLRQRGIEVDIYDLYFYPEKVYEHKSYDLITSTEVFEHLEDPVKTTKLLKTHLNHGGYLAIMTRFHPRSTIEFNKWFYRIDPTHIAFYQPKTFEVIADKLGMKLVQYDSTDSLVLKKI
- a CDS encoding DUF2325 domain-containing protein, producing the protein MTVLIVGGDKVDKIKNYLKQEIGATKVKHVTGRKERSMKLPADLDLVIIMTDFINHNLCKNLKCQAKNNM